A stretch of DNA from Campylobacter gracilis:
GCGGTAGGTAAGGCTTTGGCGCTTAATTTGGCGCGCGTTAAAAGCTTTTAGGAGCTCGTTTGCAGCATAAGAGCTGCGTCGCTGAATGCGCGAGATGAAGTGTCACGCGAGTAAATAATTTTCTTTTTGGCTTTTATAGAAAATTCGCTGCGAGCAAGAGAGTTAAATTTACCGCTTTTAAATTTTAAAATTTACAAAGAGCGTAGCGCGCGGCTTTGAATGTGCGATTAAATTTAGATTTCATATAGATTAAATTCTAAGCGCGGTTAAATTTGCGTTTTTAATTTTGCTTGCAGCCTGTGTCGCACTGCAAAACAGAGTGCGAGAACAGATTGTGTTTGCGCGCGCGGCGCGGATTAAATTAAAATTTCGGCTTTGAAATTTAACCTAAATTTACGGCTCGCACTTAAGAAGTGGTTTTGCGCGCTAATCGCGCTAATACCGAAAGCCTAAAAGATCTTTTACATGCTCAAGCAAAAAAGTATTTTGTAGGCTGGCTCGCAAGAAAGCGTTTTTTATAAGCTGATTGATGGGCTAGAAAGTGCCTTGAAAGCTAGCGTTAGCGGGTTTATAAAATTTTTGAGAACTCGTACCGGAGGGCGTATTAAAGCTAACGAGACGCGGCGCTGCTTTGCTGATCTTATAGCGCCGCTTAGAGGCTAAATTTCATAGCCGCATAAAGCTGTCGTCGTAGCTGCCTTCTAGCTTGCGGCGCATGTCCTCGCGCCATTTTGGCGTAAGCGTCGTAAGCAGGTTAAATTTTGCTAACAGCCCTTTATCGATACGCTCGCCGTAAAATAGACGGTTGAGCTCCATTATACTCATCGTAGCGGGATCGCGCTCTACGACGTAGATCTCGTCGCCCGCGCGGCACGAGCCCGCCTCCAGCACGCGGTAGTACCAGCCGGTAAGTCCGCTACGAGCGATTTCCGCCGTCATCTTCGCATTGCCCCAGCGCATCGAGAGCTTGTAGCAGGGCTTGCGCGGCTGGCTTACTTGCAGTACCAGCGAGCCTATGCGGTGCACATCGCCGATGCATACGTTTTGCTCGTGTAGTCCGCTGATCGTGAGGTTTTCGCCCATTGCGCCGTAGGCTAGGTTTTTAAGCCCCAAAAACCTCTCCCACGCGGCGTAATTTTGCAGCGAGTTGGCAAAAATCGCCTTTTCCTCACCGCCGTGATGCAGCGTATCGGCTACCGCATCGCCCTCGAATCCAAGCTCATTCGCGCGCACTTCGTCCGCTCTAGCTTGCTTGAATATCGCCGTCTCCCAGCGCTTTTTTAGAGGCTGCGTAGCGTGCTCGTCGCCGTAAGCGTGCGGTTGCCCGGTCAGTAATGCCTTTAAAACGGGCATTTTTTGCTCCTTAAAATTTGCATCCGTTCTCCTTAGATCATAAAATTTAGGCAAGGATTTTAGCGCGAAAAGAATTTTAAAATTCTAAATTTTAAGATGATTGCGCGCTAAAATCCAAGTACAGGTTTGAAATTTAGCGCGCGG
This window harbors:
- a CDS encoding MOSC domain-containing protein gives rise to the protein MPVLKALLTGQPHAYGDEHATQPLKKRWETAIFKQARADEVRANELGFEGDAVADTLHHGGEEKAIFANSLQNYAAWERFLGLKNLAYGAMGENLTISGLHEQNVCIGDVHRIGSLVLQVSQPRKPCYKLSMRWGNAKMTAEIARSGLTGWYYRVLEAGSCRAGDEIYVVERDPATMSIMELNRLFYGERIDKGLLAKFNLLTTLTPKWREDMRRKLEGSYDDSFMRL